The following are from one region of the Paenibacillus bovis genome:
- a CDS encoding AAA family ATPase — translation MPARKESMHVIAAVRSNLESCILGKSFEIELLLTALLAGGHVLIEDVPGTGKTQMIKALAKSMSGQYRRIQCNPDLLPSDITGVSIFHPRDEQFYFRPGPVMTNILLADEINRATTKTQSALLEVMEERNVTVDGETHPLPHPFMLCATQNPIDFEGTYMLPEAQLDRFMMKITIGYPDEQTEKNLLLQQGAAGQPVDRLEPVTDMQSIADIQQDIRGVHMDDSVSDYLVRIIRATREHRSVLLGASPRATLSFMMAVKAYAFIHERDFVLPDDVKRLAPYIIGHRILPRPEARMERMGADRIMHQILEQIPAPVSVGP, via the coding sequence ATGCCGGCACGCAAGGAATCGATGCACGTCATCGCAGCTGTAAGATCCAACCTGGAATCATGCATACTTGGCAAGTCTTTTGAAATCGAGCTTTTGCTGACTGCTCTGCTCGCAGGCGGACATGTCCTGATTGAAGATGTTCCGGGAACAGGCAAGACGCAAATGATCAAAGCGCTCGCAAAATCGATGAGCGGTCAATACCGCCGGATTCAATGTAATCCGGATTTACTGCCGAGTGATATTACCGGCGTATCCATTTTCCATCCGCGGGATGAGCAATTTTATTTCCGTCCGGGTCCGGTCATGACCAATATTCTGCTCGCTGACGAGATCAACCGTGCTACCACCAAGACCCAGTCAGCGCTGCTGGAAGTTATGGAGGAGCGCAATGTTACCGTGGATGGAGAGACTCACCCGCTGCCGCATCCGTTTATGCTCTGTGCAACCCAGAACCCGATTGATTTTGAAGGTACCTATATGCTGCCCGAAGCGCAGCTGGACCGGTTTATGATGAAGATTACGATTGGCTATCCGGATGAACAGACCGAGAAAAATCTGCTGCTTCAGCAGGGAGCAGCAGGTCAGCCGGTAGATCGTCTGGAGCCTGTGACCGATATGCAGAGCATTGCTGATATCCAGCAGGATATTCGGGGAGTGCATATGGATGACTCTGTCAGCGACTATCTGGTACGAATTATCCGCGCTACTCGTGAACATCGCTCTGTGCTGCTGGGAGCCAGTCCACGGGCTACACTGTCCTTTATGATGGCTGTCAAAGCCTATGCTTTTATTCATGAACGCGATTTTGTGCTGCCTGATGATGTAAAACGTCTTGCACCTTATATTATCGGTCACCGCATACTGCCTCGTCCGGAAGCCCGGATGGAGCGGATGGGCGCAGATCGTATTATGCATCAGATCCTGGAGCAGATCCCGGCTCCTGTATCGGTGGGGCCATAA
- a CDS encoding M42 family metallopeptidase, with the protein MDQHTLQMFRQLTEFPAVSGFERELRQLVKEKMSAYTNEFVQDRLGSLFGVLRGEENGPKIMVAGHFDEVGFMVTGITEQGLVLFQPLGGWFSQVVLAQRLHIITENGPITGIVGSTPTHLLSPEQRNKPVDIRSMYIDIGADDRAEAESLGIHPGLQIVPVCEFTPLANPKKIMAKAWDNRYGVGLAIELLAALQGEQLGGTVYSGATVQEELGLRGARTAAQMIQPDLFFGLDCSAANDMTGDRNAFGHIGKGALLRIYDPTMFTHRGMVEYIQDTASTHRIPVQYFVSQGGTDAGAVHLSGIGVPSTVIGICARYIHTSSSIIHTDDYDAAKELLVRLVKGMNASTYQTLLDRA; encoded by the coding sequence ATGGATCAACACACACTTCAGATGTTTAGACAATTAACCGAATTCCCGGCCGTTTCCGGCTTTGAGCGGGAACTGCGTCAGCTGGTCAAAGAAAAGATGTCTGCTTATACCAACGAATTTGTACAGGATCGTCTGGGAAGTTTGTTTGGTGTGCTGCGCGGTGAAGAAAATGGCCCGAAAATAATGGTCGCCGGGCATTTTGATGAAGTAGGCTTTATGGTAACAGGCATTACGGAGCAGGGTCTGGTACTGTTCCAGCCTCTGGGCGGCTGGTTTAGTCAGGTCGTACTGGCACAGCGGCTGCATATCATTACCGAAAATGGACCTATCACAGGTATCGTCGGTTCTACGCCTACCCATCTGCTCAGTCCCGAGCAGCGCAACAAACCGGTGGATATCCGCAGCATGTATATTGATATCGGTGCAGATGACCGTGCAGAAGCCGAATCGCTCGGTATTCATCCAGGTCTGCAGATTGTTCCGGTATGCGAGTTTACGCCGCTGGCCAACCCCAAAAAGATTATGGCCAAAGCCTGGGATAACCGCTACGGCGTTGGTCTGGCTATTGAACTGCTGGCGGCGCTTCAGGGCGAGCAGCTGGGCGGTACTGTTTACTCGGGTGCTACCGTGCAGGAGGAGCTGGGACTTCGCGGCGCCCGCACTGCTGCACAGATGATCCAGCCGGATCTGTTCTTTGGACTGGATTGCAGTGCTGCCAATGATATGACTGGTGACCGTAATGCTTTTGGACATATTGGCAAAGGTGCACTACTGCGCATCTACGATCCGACCATGTTCACTCATCGCGGCATGGTGGAATATATTCAGGATACCGCTAGTACCCACCGGATTCCAGTACAATACTTTGTTTCCCAGGGCGGTACGGATGCAGGCGCTGTTCATCTGAGCGGCATCGGCGTGCCTTCGACTGTTATTGGTATCTGTGCCCGGTATATCCATACTTCTTCTTCCATTATTCATACAGATGATTATGATGCAGCCAAGGAACTGCTGGTTCGTCTTGTCAAAGGTATGAATGCGTCCACTTACCAGACTTTGCTAGATCGCGCCTGA
- a CDS encoding DUF58 domain-containing protein, whose protein sequence is MRALFSYLRLNLQRQHQPSKLWLVVLVWIGCLLYMLFQGGKTSVMLFSMVTLLSLYLIGGGFRGVGRARGSRHLSIGGDHSEIIHAGDQVQVRLNVTIPGFLPLPYVIVRETLKRHNGESWSFEESLIPSMRGKGELLFQTPPLERGRYRFYGTECISEDIFGLLENRGKFSAPGEFLVLPRTVFVPYWEMGSRHSRLGGQQTSQLMSRPETNQINGVRDYVYGDRISRIHWNATARTGIWKSKEFEHEALPKTVLVLDGMADHYESGAQFELAVSVASSMLEYGMRERMGMGLFTIGEDNYSFLPTDHASDWHRMQVHLVDIMANGRGEMLQKLERDARLFPAGTLFVLISPLQGDKAWEVFQFARLRQMNPVQIRIESKDQQVDGQESEADPVRGMSSYALNSLDQLPVVLGGRAL, encoded by the coding sequence ATGAGAGCCTTATTTTCATATTTGCGGCTCAACCTGCAGCGCCAGCACCAGCCGTCCAAATTATGGCTTGTTGTGCTGGTATGGATCGGTTGCCTGTTGTATATGCTTTTTCAGGGTGGCAAAACGTCGGTCATGTTATTTTCCATGGTCACGCTGCTGTCCCTTTATCTGATTGGCGGAGGCTTTCGCGGCGTGGGACGCGCGCGGGGCAGCCGTCATTTGTCTATCGGCGGTGATCACAGCGAGATTATTCATGCAGGTGATCAGGTACAGGTGCGGCTAAATGTAACGATTCCCGGCTTCCTGCCGCTGCCCTATGTAATTGTTCGCGAGACGCTCAAACGCCATAATGGCGAATCCTGGTCATTCGAGGAGAGTCTGATTCCAAGCATGCGAGGCAAGGGAGAGCTGCTGTTCCAGACACCGCCGCTGGAACGCGGACGGTATCGTTTCTATGGAACCGAATGTATCAGCGAAGATATTTTTGGACTTTTGGAGAATCGGGGCAAATTCAGTGCACCGGGCGAGTTTCTTGTACTGCCGCGGACCGTTTTTGTTCCTTACTGGGAAATGGGTTCACGGCATTCCCGTCTGGGTGGACAGCAGACATCACAGCTAATGTCCCGGCCGGAAACAAACCAGATTAACGGTGTGCGAGACTATGTATACGGCGATCGTATTTCCCGGATTCACTGGAATGCCACAGCGCGGACCGGTATTTGGAAATCCAAGGAATTCGAGCACGAGGCTTTGCCCAAAACAGTGCTGGTGCTGGATGGTATGGCTGATCATTACGAGTCGGGTGCCCAGTTCGAGCTGGCTGTCTCGGTCGCTTCATCGATGCTGGAGTACGGTATGCGTGAGCGTATGGGGATGGGGCTGTTTACCATCGGTGAAGACAATTATTCATTCCTGCCGACCGATCATGCGTCGGATTGGCACCGGATGCAGGTGCATCTGGTCGATATTATGGCGAATGGACGGGGAGAGATGCTGCAGAAGCTGGAACGGGATGCACGCCTGTTCCCTGCCGGCACGCTGTTCGTGCTGATCAGTCCGCTGCAGGGGGATAAAGCATGGGAAGTCTTCCAGTTTGCCAGACTGCGCCAGATGAACCCGGTACAGATCCGGATCGAAAGCAAAGACCAGCAAGTGGATGGACAGGAAAGTGAAGCTGATCCTGTGCGAGGAATGTCCAGCTATGCGCTGAATTCCCTGGATCAGCTGCCGGTCGTTTTAGGAGGGAGAGCCCTATGA
- a CDS encoding right-handed parallel beta-helix repeat-containing protein produces the protein MNRSHYVLQLLSLMTSIVLLLSTVVPVHAAGSEASVDTDPYDPLQSELAPDTPMNIYVSPSGSDALNNGTLDRPYRTLGKARSVVRDTYGQRSEGGVTVWLREGKYALPAPLELQESDSGSASSPVIYRSYPGEQAVITTAKVIPPSAWQSLNPEAAARVHPDVYAGDLRELDLTALDIRNTEGFPGGTTFIQEWGIPDLIVNGVRQPISQWPNPNQGIGGGRTGWATMNGSADVQSFYYGSGGQPKDAVTTNDLDADGTARSSRWASSLAQGHDLYLRGFWRTDFDPVMNKVDRIDVDRNTIRLLDIPEGGMGSKWSQAAPGVQEPGAPGPSVMNNTYIYETFDSSPAGVNDSVYGDSNTVNEDVYTEQPESPTVTDQVYRVGTGKEEWQAVNLLDEIDVPGEWTLDFHDRKLYYYPAGNIAEQDIIIADRSGPIIKMNNAAYIQLVGLIIEGGMNNGIELKHSDHITMAGNTVRNVGGGGILDYYGHHNIIRSNDIYETGSFGISVGQAGDRMQLIPSHTQIINNHIHDIGNLIHLEGMIITESIGITITHNLLHHMPKHGIRYASSNDLLFEYNRVHHVSLIDGDAGAFYTARDWSSYGNVLRYNHIDDSPRANGFYADDGDSGDTYYNNVISDVSKAFIFGGGHYNQAYGNLIINAASIQIDDRGIQRDYTPDSEQAQPLLDKNPFAEPWKSYGTVLAATYGYNTRNLWQDVLDPDWNPQYPNGSRFFDNILVETGSITTPKKGVVMIAHNTRIKDIRLTDLQGFSKAASTVQPHTRNTVVLSVFPDINTTYAQIGLFKDQFRPAPS, from the coding sequence ATGAATCGCAGTCATTATGTACTGCAGCTGCTATCTCTGATGACCAGTATAGTACTGCTTCTATCTACTGTTGTCCCTGTTCACGCTGCTGGTAGTGAAGCTTCTGTCGACACAGATCCCTACGATCCGCTTCAATCCGAACTTGCTCCTGACACACCGATGAATATCTATGTCTCTCCGTCAGGCAGCGATGCACTGAATAACGGTACACTCGATCGACCCTACCGTACTCTCGGCAAGGCACGCTCGGTTGTCCGTGATACGTACGGTCAGCGGTCCGAAGGCGGCGTTACCGTCTGGCTGCGGGAAGGCAAATACGCCCTTCCTGCTCCGCTGGAACTTCAGGAATCCGACTCTGGCAGTGCCAGCAGTCCGGTGATTTACCGGAGTTACCCCGGTGAACAGGCTGTGATTACTACAGCCAAGGTTATCCCGCCTTCTGCCTGGCAAAGTCTGAATCCCGAAGCAGCAGCCAGAGTTCATCCCGATGTGTATGCCGGCGATTTGCGCGAGCTGGACCTAACCGCTCTGGATATCCGCAATACCGAAGGCTTTCCGGGAGGCACCACATTTATCCAGGAGTGGGGAATTCCCGATCTTATCGTAAATGGAGTCAGACAGCCGATCTCACAGTGGCCCAATCCAAATCAGGGTATTGGCGGTGGACGGACAGGCTGGGCAACAATGAATGGTTCTGCCGATGTACAGTCCTTTTATTACGGCTCCGGCGGTCAGCCCAAAGATGCAGTTACTACCAATGATCTGGATGCGGACGGCACAGCACGCAGCAGCCGCTGGGCATCTTCGCTCGCACAAGGTCATGATCTGTATTTGCGTGGATTCTGGCGAACTGACTTTGATCCGGTTATGAACAAGGTAGATCGGATTGATGTGGACCGAAATACAATCCGTCTGCTCGATATACCGGAAGGCGGTATGGGTTCCAAATGGAGCCAGGCTGCTCCCGGGGTACAGGAGCCTGGGGCACCAGGTCCTTCCGTCATGAATAACACGTATATATATGAGACATTTGATAGTAGCCCTGCCGGAGTGAATGACAGTGTATACGGTGACTCCAATACGGTAAATGAGGATGTCTACACTGAACAGCCGGAATCACCTACGGTAACCGACCAGGTGTACCGGGTAGGTACCGGCAAGGAAGAATGGCAGGCGGTCAATTTGCTGGATGAGATTGATGTTCCCGGCGAATGGACACTTGATTTCCATGATCGCAAGCTGTACTACTATCCAGCAGGCAATATTGCAGAACAGGATATCATTATTGCCGACCGCTCCGGTCCTATTATCAAAATGAACAACGCTGCCTATATCCAGTTGGTAGGTCTGATTATCGAAGGCGGCATGAATAACGGTATTGAGCTCAAGCATTCCGATCATATTACGATGGCAGGCAACACGGTGCGTAATGTGGGCGGTGGCGGCATTCTCGATTATTATGGCCATCACAATATTATTAGAAGCAACGACATATATGAAACAGGGAGCTTCGGTATTAGCGTAGGCCAGGCCGGTGACCGCATGCAGCTGATTCCTTCCCATACACAGATTATAAACAACCATATTCACGATATCGGCAACCTGATCCATCTGGAAGGCATGATTATTACCGAATCGATCGGCATCACGATTACGCACAATCTGCTGCATCATATGCCCAAGCACGGTATCCGCTATGCATCCAGTAATGACCTGCTGTTTGAATATAACCGGGTTCACCATGTCTCTCTGATCGATGGAGATGCCGGAGCTTTCTATACGGCAAGGGACTGGTCCTCCTATGGAAATGTGCTGCGCTACAATCATATTGATGACAGTCCGCGGGCAAATGGATTCTATGCCGACGATGGAGACAGCGGAGATACCTACTATAATAATGTGATCAGCGATGTGTCCAAAGCGTTTATTTTCGGTGGGGGTCATTACAATCAGGCATACGGCAATCTGATTATTAATGCCGCTTCGATCCAGATCGATGACCGCGGCATTCAGCGCGACTATACACCCGACAGTGAACAGGCCCAGCCGCTGCTGGACAAAAATCCTTTTGCCGAGCCATGGAAAAGCTATGGTACTGTACTGGCTGCTACCTATGGATACAATACACGCAATCTCTGGCAGGATGTGCTGGACCCTGACTGGAATCCCCAGTATCCCAACGGCTCACGATTTTTCGATAATATACTCGTAGAAACAGGCTCTATCACCACTCCCAAAAAAGGAGTAGTAATGATCGCCCATAACACAAGGATCAAAGATATCCGGCTGACTGATCTGCAGGGATTCAGCAAAGCTGCTTCTACTGTTCAGCCGCATACCCGTAATACTGTCGTATTATCTGTATTTCCGGACATTAATACTACCTATGCACAGATTGGATTATTCAAAGATCAATTCCGTCCTGCTCCATCCTGA